Genomic window (Manduca sexta isolate Smith_Timp_Sample1 chromosome 26, JHU_Msex_v1.0, whole genome shotgun sequence):
AAGGCCGGCAGTAACTGGATGAAGCAATACAAGCGTTGCGGTCAGTGCACCGTTCATAAGAGTCCGAAACATCAACAATCAAGGGCGACGAAAGTTAATGATCCAGACGAGGCGCTGATTCCTTACAGATATATCTATACATGTAACATACTAACGGAAAAGATACGGAATTAGCTTTTATAAAACTCTACTACAAGCCAATATTTAAAGTAGAACCTAATATCTGCGTCTTAAACTGTAGGAATATTCGAGTgtgtgcaggacgcacacacgaaaagagcgagacagcgcattcacgcatgcgcagtaggtgtgtcgagcgaaacgacacacccagagagggacggacaatgcgcccgcgcacgtgtgtgtgactgttttttagtggtacgttataaagcgatctcacgaccgagatattgaagtgacagtgtagaaactttacatagacatagtttttgcttttgcctaccccatgccgtaaacatgggtattgtatataagttcatatcaaagtaaataacgtttttaaggcctttgtgcgtcgtctgtagacaattttcttatgttttattgttataacttttttcgtatcgcacataggcgtattatttttgtgtatagttataggtaattgatttatctataaaaccgtgtaaatttcgcataggggactccagaggtccaacttttatttataaaatagtgatagctaggaagtgaaaatgaggctacaaaaaggctctatttttggcggctctcctacgggatagccgggttatatataagcgaatgcaattttggcattcgtcagttcgagttccagcaagttcagttcgagttaagaaaaggaagaaaacaagaagccctgaagtgttccagccaggaaaaacagtgcaagaaaaggagagagcgacgtgcatgctgcaccgctcacgccgcactgcgaaacgtacgccgctactgtgtgtccgccggatcattgtaacattttacgtgtgaatagtgaatatacgctataaaacctcccgggccttattaattggcattgccacctcccttcacgcaatccagcactcattgtggggacggaaaggcgttccgtgccgatcctacgccccacattttggtccttcgagccggattaaCGTGAACGGGAAGGATGCCAGTTACAAGGTCCACCGGGAGAGCAGGCGGAATCAGCGTCTGTTACAGCaacttcggcgacagcgacttcggcgacagcgacttcggcgacagcgacgtcCGCTACAGCGACGTCGGCGACCGTCACCGGAACAACTGAAGCAACCGAAGAAACAATCGCCGAGAGCGCAGCGACACACACCGCTACGCTTCGGGAAGCCGCGCCTTGCACCGCTGCGGAGGAGCGACCTGCCGCCGCAACGGAACAATCGACGCAAGAGCGAGCCCGAAGCAAAGCAGCGTCGTCAACTAAACACGCTTCAAGGGCACGCCGCCTGGCACAGGCCAGGGCTGAAATCACCGCACTGAAAATAGAGCTAGCGGCCGCCAAGCTAGCTGAAATCGAGGCGGAGGATAGCGAGGACGACCTCGAATCCGTCATAACGGAGGCCGGACAAGATTGCCGAGTACATAGCTGGGTTCAAACTAGCCAATTACTCGCGATCGAGAGCCGACCGACCGATGTTGCGACGGGAAAGCAAGCCCCTATACAGTCATCGGACCCAGTGATCGCTGCCGTATCATGGGACAACCCGGCGACTGTACCGGCGGGAGCCAGTGCCGTGCACCCGCCGACGCATCCCGTCACAACGCCCGAAACAAATAATCCGTCCGTTTTATGCCATTTTCAGTGAACCCGACTGCGCAGCCTGAAGTGCCAACGATTGAAGCCGCATCGTGGCAACGAACTCAACAAGCTACGCAGCCGCCGCCTGTAATCGCCGCACGGAGCGACGAACACCGCGCTACGAAGCAACTGCCGCCCGTCGTAGCAGCCTGGCTACGAGACAACTCAGCTTCGCAGCAACCGCAATCAACGCCGAACCCGCAACAAGTGCAAGACGGCGCGTTGGTCGCATCGCGACCGAGGACGGAGTATCAAGAACACAAGCTGTGCAAGCCGCACAGCATAGGCAACCTTTAAGGTACACAGAGTTGCCTACGTTCAACGGTGATCATCACGATTGGCTCACATATAGAGCGGCCTACATAGAGTCCATGAGCCACTTCACGACGTTGGAAAACATGTCCCGGCTTACGCCGTAGCCTCCGGGGGCATCGCCAAGGGAAGCAGTACAGGGACTGCTTATAACCAACGCCGACCCGAACACCGTGTTAAAGAGTCTGGAAACGCGCTTTGGGCGCCCGGACTCAATCGCCTTAGCCGAAATAGAGCGCCTACGCGCGCTACCCCGTCTTACAGATACGCCGAGAGACATCTGCACATTCGCCACGAAgatagaaaacatcgtgggcacactacaagcgctcgactgtgccttctacctctacaacccggaggtaactaaggcagttatggagaagctaactccgacgttgaaaagacagtggtacgagttcgccgccgcacagcatagaggtgagcccgatttattaaagttttgtcgctTCATAAGAAGAGAAGCCGATTTCTGCAGCCCGTTCGCGACGCCTGAAGTCATTACGGACAAGGCTTCGCCGGcaagattcggcggcggcgaacaaccacgccggcagcgggtacacacgactgtggcagataaacggtcgacatgcagtgtgtgtaacaaagaaacgcactcgatgagtgactgcgttcgcttccgcgacgccgccatagacgcgcggtgggacatcgcaaagaagcacagactatgtttcagatgtttgaaattcaggaacaaacaacacacatgcAAGCCGAAGAAATGCGACATCAACGGGTGCGAGTATCTACATCACCGCTTGCTGCACTCGGAGCGAAAAAATAAGATCACCGACGCACCCGGCGAAGCAGTGAACGAGGCAGTGAACTCAACATGGATGCCACAGAtgtcctttttaaaaaatagccccagtgtgcatttcaggaccggcgggagtggctcgcactttcgccttactcgacgacggatcgacggtgagcctcatcgacgacGAACTCGCTCGAGATATCGGCGCGGAAGGACCGGACGAACCACTCCACATAGCAACGTACGACGGGGAGAGGAAGACACGCAACAATTCTCGGCGCGTCAAGTTTAATATTGAAGGAAGCCAGGGACGACTTCGCATCGAAGCACGCACCGTCGACAATCTCCAGTTGGCGGCGCAGCGCATCCCGGACGAGGCGATACGGGATTGCGGACACCTGAAGGGCCTACTGTCCGCTAAACGAGCGGAAGAGGCGAAACCCCGAATCCTCATAGGCCAGGATAACTGGCATCTCCTCCTCGCCACGAAAACACGGTCAGGTAGGAGACATCAACCGGTCGCATCCACTCACACCGCTCGGTTGGGTGATACATGGAAGCCGGACTCGGACTCTGGGACACAGAGTGAATTTCGTCGGTCAAACCACGACCGACGAACGCACAGAGGAACTTTTGCgagattttataacatccgaCAACCTGTTTATAGAACCCCGCAGGCCCAAGAACGACCCCGGCGAGAAGGCGCTCAAGATACTGAACGAACATACGGAGAGATCGCCGGGGGGAAGATATCAGACGGCCCTGTTGTGGAAATCGGACAGCGTGGAATTGCCGAACAACTACGAAAACACGCTGAAAAGGCTGCAcaacatagaaaacaagttgGACAAGAATCCCGACCTTAAAGAAAGGTATGAAGAGCACATGGAGGCCCTAGTCAAGAAGGGCTACGCGGAAATAGCGCCACGCGCGTCCCACACCACAAGGACGTGGTACTTGCCGCATTTCGCAGTCGTAAACGCTCTAAAGCCCGACAAATTGCGAGTTGTACACGACGCAGCAGCCAAAACAAAAGGTACGACTTTGAATGAGAATCTATTAACAGGGCCGGATTTGTTACAGCCTCTTCCCGCAGTGTTATTAAGATTCCGGGAACATCCCGTCGCTGTAACAGCGGACATCACGGAGATGTTCATGCAGGTGGGACTACGCGAGGAAGATCGCGACGCACTGCGCTACCTCTGGCGGGGAAACCGCCGAGATAGCCGGCCGCCAGAGGTGTACCGAATGAAGGTATTAATCTTTGGCGCATCGTGCTCTCCTGCGACGGCGATATACGTCATGAATCGCAACGCGGAGAGACACCGACACACGCATCCTGAGGCTGTCGAGGCGATCAAGAAGAAACACTACATGGACGACTACCTCGACAGCTATGAAGATGAACACAGGGCGATAACAATCGCTACTCAGGTGCGTAACATACACAGAGAAGCTCATTTTTGAATTAAGAAAGTGGACGAGTAACTCGCCCGCGGTATTGAAGGCGCTCGGCGAATCGCCCCAATACAACCGAAGCGGTGGAAATAGAAAGGACTGAACGAGTTCTAGGCCTTATTTGGAGGCCACAAGAAGACAGGTTGGCATTCAACCTAGACTTAGCCCGCATACCGTCGAACCTACTGAGGCGAGAAGCACCCACGAAGAGAGaagcattgaaaatagtaatgtcgTTGTTTGATCCTCTAGGGTTGGTGTCGCCGATAACTGTGCGGGCTAAACAGCTATTACAGGAGGTGTGGCGACGCGGCACCGATTGGGACGACCCGATCGACGACGAACTGTCCGCCGCCTGGGTGAACTGGCTCACCCATTTGAAGCAACTCAGCGGCGTAACAGTGCCGCGCTGCTATCCCGGCTACTCCCGAGCGAGAAAACTCCAACTCCACGTGTTCACCGACGCCAGCGAGTCAGCCTACGCGACCGCGCTCTACTGGCGCGCCGAGGACGACGACGGACGAGTCACAGTCACGTTACTGGCGGCCAAGGCAAAGGTAGCTCCACTCAAATTAACCTCCATACCACGGCTTGAACTACAGGCAGCTGTACTCGGCGCACGGATGGCTGCGAGTGTGACACAGGAGCACTCCAGGCAGCCAGAATCCACGACCTACTGGACCGACAGCAAGACAACACTGTGCTGGATCAGGACGGGAGCCAGGTCGTACAAGCCCTACGTAGCGCATCGAATCGCCGCGATAGAAGAACACACACAGGCGAATCAATGGAGATGGGTGCCTACGCGCTACAACGTTGCCGACGACGCTACGCGCGACGTTCCCGACAACTTCACGCGGGAACACAGGTGGTTCAACGGACCAGAGTTCCTCCGCGACCCGCCCGAACTATGGCCTGCGGAGGAAACACAGCTGAGCACCGACACGGGTGAGGAAAGAGTGAACACTGTTACAGAGCGTCGGGAGAAACAGTACAAGGAAGTCCTGCCCGACGTGAATCGATTCTCAAATTGGAATCGCTACGTTAGAGCTGCCGCCCGCGTACTACAAGCAGTACAACGCTTCAAACAACGCGTCAACACGGTCCATTACAAGAGGACCAAGGCGGCCGCAAGCGAGAATCCGGATTGGAGGCGCAACGAAGCCGCGAAAAATGCGGCGAAACGAGTCGTACAAGCACCGGAGGAGCGATTTGTGACGCTCCCAGCCGAGTTGCAAGAAGAGGCCGAGCGCATAATCATAAAGGCGAGTCAGGAGGCCGCCTTCGAGGGAAAAACTACGCTCACTCGAAAAGGAAAACCCGTGTCAAAAGAAAGCAGGTTGTACGCTttgagtataacatttattaacgaactCATTTGCCTCGACAGCAGAATTTCAGCCGCCGCGGGAGTAAGCGCCGCAACAAAGAACCCTCCGATCGTCGATGGCGAACATCGGGCGACGAAACTGTGGGTGGAACATGTCCACACACAACTCCACCATGCAGGCGTGGAGAGCGTCGTCAATTACTGTCGGCAGCACAAATGGGTCATTCGACTGCGCCCGACGGTCAAGGCGGTGGTCAGGAGCTGCTTCAA
Coding sequences:
- the LOC119190681 gene encoding uncharacterized protein LOC119190681 — encoded protein: MSLFDPLGLVSPITVRAKQLLQEVWRRGTDWDDPIDDELSAAWVNWLTHLKQLSGVTVPRCYPGYSRARKLQLHVFTDASESAYATALYWRAEDDDGRVTVTLLAAKAKVAPLKLTSIPRLELQAAVLGARMAASVTQEHSRQPESTTYWTDSKTTLCWIRTGARSYKPYVAHRIAAIEEHTQANQWRWVPTRYNVADDATRDVPDNFTREHRWFNGPEFLRDPPELWPAEETQLSTDTGEERVNTVTERREKQYKEVLPDVNRFSNWNRYVRAAARVLQAVQRFKQRVNTVHYKRTKAAASENPDWRRNEAAKNAAKRVVQAPEERFVTLPAELQEEAERIIIKASQEAAFEGKTTLTRKGKPVSKESRLYALSITFINELICLDSRISAAAGVSAATKNPPIVDGEHRATKLWVEHVHTQLHHAGVESVVNYCRQHKWVIRLRPTVKAVVRSCFKVPPEGGHSTATDNGRLASLSTGASSPAVYIHRFGLFRPAHSHRGPE